From Lycium ferocissimum isolate CSIRO_LF1 chromosome 12, AGI_CSIRO_Lferr_CH_V1, whole genome shotgun sequence, one genomic window encodes:
- the LOC132039694 gene encoding co-chaperone protein p23-1-like isoform X2 produces MSRHPAVKWAQRSDKLFITVELPDAKNVKQKLEPEGKFSFSATAGADNVPYEVDLDLFDKIDVDESKSSVTSRNICYLVKKAEDKWWSRLVKQEGKPPKFLKVDWDKWVDEDEQDSAPAGPDMDFGDIDFSQLNMGGGPGDLDADELEGEDDSDTEEEIEEGNHEHSEAQAVTPASTEPETKA; encoded by the exons ATGAG CCGACATCCTGCTGTCAAGTGGGCCCAGAGGTCTGATAAGCTGTTTATCACGGTTGAGTTACCTGATGCCAAGAATGTAAAGCAAAAACTAGAACCAGAAGGAAAATTCTCTTTTTCGGCGACTGCTGGAGCGGATAATGTACCATATGAAGTGGATCTTGATCTCTTTGATAAAATTGATGTTGAT GAGAGCAAATCTAGTGTTACTTCTAGAAATATCTGCTATCTTGTAAAGAAAGCAGAAGACAAGTGGTGGAGCAGACTGGTTAAGCAGGAAGGTAAACCTCCAAAGTTTTTGAAAGTTGACTGGGACAAATgggttgatgaagatgaacaGGACAGTGCAC CAGCTGGACCAGACATGGATTTTGGTGACATCGACTTTTCG CAACTAAACATGGGTGGTGGTCCTGGGGATCTTGATGCCGATGAGCTGGAAG GAGAAGATGATAGCGACACCGAAGAAGAAATCGAGGAAGGAAATCATGAGCATAGTGAAGCTCAAGCGGTGACTCCAGCAAGCACTGAACCTGAGACAAAAGCTTGA
- the LOC132039694 gene encoding co-chaperone protein p23-1-like isoform X1: MLCRHPAVKWAQRSDKLFITVELPDAKNVKQKLEPEGKFSFSATAGADNVPYEVDLDLFDKIDVDESKSSVTSRNICYLVKKAEDKWWSRLVKQEGKPPKFLKVDWDKWVDEDEQDSAPAGPDMDFGDIDFSQLNMGGGPGDLDADELEGEDDSDTEEEIEEGNHEHSEAQAVTPASTEPETKA; encoded by the exons ATGCTATG CCGACATCCTGCTGTCAAGTGGGCCCAGAGGTCTGATAAGCTGTTTATCACGGTTGAGTTACCTGATGCCAAGAATGTAAAGCAAAAACTAGAACCAGAAGGAAAATTCTCTTTTTCGGCGACTGCTGGAGCGGATAATGTACCATATGAAGTGGATCTTGATCTCTTTGATAAAATTGATGTTGAT GAGAGCAAATCTAGTGTTACTTCTAGAAATATCTGCTATCTTGTAAAGAAAGCAGAAGACAAGTGGTGGAGCAGACTGGTTAAGCAGGAAGGTAAACCTCCAAAGTTTTTGAAAGTTGACTGGGACAAATgggttgatgaagatgaacaGGACAGTGCAC CAGCTGGACCAGACATGGATTTTGGTGACATCGACTTTTCG CAACTAAACATGGGTGGTGGTCCTGGGGATCTTGATGCCGATGAGCTGGAAG GAGAAGATGATAGCGACACCGAAGAAGAAATCGAGGAAGGAAATCATGAGCATAGTGAAGCTCAAGCGGTGACTCCAGCAAGCACTGAACCTGAGACAAAAGCTTGA
- the LOC132039694 gene encoding co-chaperone protein p23-1-like isoform X3, with protein MLCRHPAVKWAQRSDKLFITVELPDAKNVKQKLEPEGKFSFSATAGADNVPYEVDLDLFDKIDVDESKSSVTSRNICYLVKKAEDKWWSRLVKQEGKPPKFLKVDWDKWVDEDEQDSAPGPDMDFGDIDFSQLNMGGGPGDLDADELEGEDDSDTEEEIEEGNHEHSEAQAVTPASTEPETKA; from the exons ATGCTATG CCGACATCCTGCTGTCAAGTGGGCCCAGAGGTCTGATAAGCTGTTTATCACGGTTGAGTTACCTGATGCCAAGAATGTAAAGCAAAAACTAGAACCAGAAGGAAAATTCTCTTTTTCGGCGACTGCTGGAGCGGATAATGTACCATATGAAGTGGATCTTGATCTCTTTGATAAAATTGATGTTGAT GAGAGCAAATCTAGTGTTACTTCTAGAAATATCTGCTATCTTGTAAAGAAAGCAGAAGACAAGTGGTGGAGCAGACTGGTTAAGCAGGAAGGTAAACCTCCAAAGTTTTTGAAAGTTGACTGGGACAAATgggttgatgaagatgaacaGGACAGTGCAC CTGGACCAGACATGGATTTTGGTGACATCGACTTTTCG CAACTAAACATGGGTGGTGGTCCTGGGGATCTTGATGCCGATGAGCTGGAAG GAGAAGATGATAGCGACACCGAAGAAGAAATCGAGGAAGGAAATCATGAGCATAGTGAAGCTCAAGCGGTGACTCCAGCAAGCACTGAACCTGAGACAAAAGCTTGA